TAGTCATTACACGAGCACTGGCCATTAGAGAAACAATGAAATCCAGAAGAGTCTCTTAGAAAAATATCCCTCTTAGTGACAATAGATGCATATTTTAAGAATGTATGACAGTCCCCACAGAGCAGGATGTTCTTTACAATTTGAATGGGTTTTCCGGGCTTCGTCATCAGTATTCCATAAGTTGCTGCCAGTTTTGAACTGTGATAGAATAGGAAATTTTTCTTTTGATGCTCCTCTACTTCATGGAGAACAAAACTCGTGTCAGGTTCATATCCTGCTTTTAGGCACTCCAAGATTAGAATCTCCAATCCACTATATATGTCTTTCTCTTGTGAATGTGATCTATCTCTTGCATAGAATGAATGTATTTTCTTCTGACAAATGATCCAACTTTGAGCTGGGTGTTTGCGAAATCCCTTTTCTCTCATATTCCACCTGACAGTTTCAGAGAAATCCCATCTCCCAGAAGCAGAATACAAATTTGAAACAAGAATATAGGTAGATGGATCTTCAGGTTCCAGGGCAAGAATATTTTTAGCAGCCCATTTCCCAATCATTGTATTCTTATGTAGTCTACAACTAACAAGCAAAGCACGCCAAACAGAAGCAGTAGGCTCAAAAGGCATCTTATTGATAGTTTCCAATGCTTCTTCCAAGAGACCCCAGTGACCCAAAACACTGATGAAAGAAGAATAATGCTCGGTTGTGGGCTCAATGTGATAAATAGTTCTCATTGAATTAAACAAACTACGGCAATCATCAACCAAATTCAATTTAGTTTGCCTGTAAGCTGGAATTATCAAAACAAATGTAATCTTATCAGGTTTTATGCCCACCTCCTGCATTTTCGACCATATTTTCAATGCTCTATCACCCTGTCTATGCATGAGATAGCCAGAAATCAAAGTATTCCATGAAACTATATCAGCAGAGGGCATACTATTAAACATCTTAATTGCATCATCCACATTCCCACACTTAAAGTACATGCTAACAACTGCATTTCCGACCCCCACATTAGATTGAAAGCCAAACTTAAGAACTTGGCAGTGGATTTGCTTACCCATATCATGATACCCGACAGTTCCACAAAGACCAAGCATTGAAGTCGATGCAACTTCATCAATCATTTCCCCTTCTGATTGGCCATGTTTGAAAAGAGAGATTGCCTCGTCCGGTTGCCCGTTTCGAGCATAGCCACACACCATGGATGTCCAAACGATAGAGCTAaattcctctaactcccatctACAGAACATCTTCTTGGCATCTACCATCCTCCCACACCTCGTGTACATGTCAAGCAACGCAGCTTCAACACAAGCATTTGATCCAAAACCAAACTTGGTAGCAAACCCATGAATCTGCTTGCTGACCTTGTAATCAGCAAGCAAACTGCAGGCATTAATCGCGCTAGTCAATGAGAAATCCGTCAACTCCAAGCCCTCATCCACCATTCTGATGAACAAATCTAGAGCCTTTAAACCCTCACCATTTTGGCAAAACCCGGCCAGAAGAGCATTATAAGACACCGAATTCTTTTCCGGCATCTCATCAAATATCTTCAAAGCCAAATTCACCAACCCAAACTCCATGTACGCGGTGATCATCTCTGTCCACGTTATAACATCCCTCACACTCATCTCCTCAAACAACCTCACCACATTGTCAAGACTTCCACAGTTCGTGTAGAACCCAATAAGGGAATTTCCAACACTCAGCTCTGTCTCCAGCCCAACCTTCACGGCATGCGCGTGCACCTGCAGGCCTTCCATCACCGAAGCAGAACCAGAACACGCGGTAAGAAGCGTCGACAACGTGAAATCATCCAAACTCAACGCGTCCGTCGCCTGCATATCACGGAACAACTCAAACGCGGTCCCGTACATGAGCTCCTGCACCGCACCGGACAAAACAGTGTTCCACGACGCGATATCCCTGCTGggcatttcatcaaacagcTTGAGCATGTCATCATGAGAGCCGCATTTTGAGTATAAACACATGAGCGCATTGGCGACGAAGACAGAATCGATATAAGCGGTCTTGATGACGGCGGCGTGGAGCTGGAGGCCGAACTGGAGGTGGAGGGTTTGAATGCAG
This is a stretch of genomic DNA from Lotus japonicus ecotype B-129 chromosome 1, LjGifu_v1.2. It encodes these proteins:
- the LOC130730263 gene encoding pentatricopeptide repeat-containing protein At5g03800 isoform X2 gives rise to the protein MESLLLLHPKPFFLSNSNSPPISSFLHKNSRIHHALNSLPLPLPPHSAEPSHLLRLSTRLRRPDLTKAIHATLLKLPHQQHQHLLFSTYLNLGLLSYAHRIFLSLSSPTVISYSALISAFSKSHREHQAFHLFLHMLTSSTVLPNGYTYVAVLTACIQTLHLQFGLQLHAAVIKTAYIDSVFVANALMCLYSKCGSHDDMLKLFDEMPSRDIASWNTVLSGAVQELMYGTAFELFRDMQATDALSLDDFTLSTLLTACSGSASVMEGLQVHAHAVKVGLETELSVGNSLIGFYTNCGSLDNVVRLFEEMSVRDVITWTEMITAYMEFGLVNLALKIFDEMPEKNSVSYNALLAGFCQNGEGLKALDLFIRMVDEGLELTDFSLTSAINACSLLADYKVSKQIHGFATKFGFGSNACVEAALLDMYTRCGRMVDAKKMFCRWELEEFSSIVWTSMVCGYARNGQPDEAISLFKHGQSEGEMIDEVASTSMLGLCGTVGYHDMGKQIHCQVLKFGFQSNVGVGNAVVSMYFKCGNVDDAIKMFNSMPSADIVSWNTLISGYLMHRQGDRALKIWSKMQEVGIKPDKITFVLIIPAYRQTKLNLVDDCRSLFNSMRTIYHIEPTTEHYSSFISVLGHWGLLEEALETINKMPFEPTASVWRALLVSCRLHKNTMIGKWAAKNILALEPEDPSTYILVSNLYSASGRWDFSETVRWNMREKGFRKHPAQSWIICQKKIHSFYARDRSHSQEKDIYSGLEILILECLKAGYEPDTSFVLHEVEEHQKKNFLFYHSSKLAATYGILMTKPGKPIQIVKNILLCGDCHTFLKYASIVTKRDIFLRDSSGFHCFSNGQCSCNDYW